The genomic DNA ACATATGCTAGTGGTGTTCTTCCGTTTGGGATGTATGACTGTAGATTAAACTCGTAGAGAAATATTACTCAGAGTTTGGCAGGTCACGGAATAATCATCCTTTCTCCATATTAACTAGTTAGTTAACCTATGCTGTCACAAAGTTTAGCGGCACCAGAGCCCTTCATTCACGAACTTTTGCTGTCTATCCACAGctaaaaagttttacccttcGAGGCAACGGCTAACTCTGCCTCTCCCGCCGGGGTTGAAGGAGAAGCCTGTTGTCCTGCACTACAGGAAGGCCCTCAAGAGCTATGTGGAAGAAAACTCCGACAGCATAACGGTGGTGTTGAAGGACCTTGGCCCGCAAGTCTCTTATCGCACCCTCTTCTTCTGGGAGTATGTGGGACCCCTGTTCCTTTACCCTGTCTTCTACTTCTTCCCCGTGTACCGCTACTTCGGCTACAAGGGAGAAAGAATCATCCACCCAGGTCAGACCTATGCCTTATACTACTGGTGCTTCCACTACTTCAAGCGTATTATGGAAACATTCTTTGTCCACCGGTTTAGCCATGCTACGTCTCCGCTCTCTAACGTGTTCCGGAACTGCGCCTATTACTGGTCATTTGGGTCTTACATTGCATATTATGTCAACCATCCTCTCTACACCCCTGTCAGCGATCTTCAGATGAAGATCGGCTTTGGCTTTGGGCTACTCTGTCAAATTTCAAACTTCTATTGCCATGTTTTGCTGAGGAATCTCCGGAGTCCCGATGGCAATGGGGGGTATCAGATTCCCAGGGGTTTCTTATTCAACATCGTGACTTGCGCGAATTATACTACCG from Punica granatum isolate Tunisia-2019 chromosome 2, ASM765513v2, whole genome shotgun sequence includes the following:
- the LOC116195533 gene encoding very-long-chain enoyl-CoA reductase-like: MKVTVVSRSGREVVKGGLELNDSATAADLQQAIHKRTKKFYPSRQRLTLPLPPGLKEKPVVLHYRKALKSYVEENSDSITVVLKDLGPQVSYRTLFFWEYVGPLFLYPVFYFFPVYRYFGYKGERIIHPGQTYALYYWCFHYFKRIMETFFVHRFSHATSPLSNVFRNCAYYWSFGSYIAYYVNHPLYTPVSDLQMKIGFGFGLLCQISNFYCHVLLRNLRSPDGNGGYQIPRGFLFNIVTCANYTTEIYQWLGFNIATQTVAGYVFLVVATSIMTNWALAKHRRLKKLFDGKDGRPKYPRRWVILPPFL